The Desmonostoc muscorum LEGE 12446 genome includes a region encoding these proteins:
- a CDS encoding dolichyl-phosphate-mannose--protein mannosyltransferase yields the protein MTKKWFRIGIVGVFLMSLALRFWGLERFNTLVFDEVYFAKFGNNYLTHTPFFNAHPPLSQYMIGIGIWIGSHIPFWHDTVNGLTGSLRSPWTYRWFNALTGSFIPVVVAAIAYQLSYRRSFALLAGFFTACDGIFLVESRYALSNIYIIIFGLLGQWFLLLALDNQNQRRSFWLVIAGINFGASVGTKWNGLWFLFGAYLIWITAWLIQEIHSFSNSKLISISPSLREAEVQESRGLGRMSREAEVQGGRESGVSTYSPSSPSSPLPPSPQTPLQNLTQLNVFQMFFYLGIIPAFIYSIIWIPHLQLDKRYGFIAVHQEILKFHLHLGGNSSDVHPYCAAWYKWPLMTRPMAYYYQTAGSINEPLPVMGPPLPSDAVKVVYDVHAMGNPFLWWFGMAAMLFLMGMLVSQVMIPWVKEKRFSVPATLSVDTWIALYLVINYAANLLPWVKVTRCVFIYHYMCAVVFVFLAIAWFVDQCLRSYYQQLRAVGVSISFMILIAFIFWMPVYLGLPLSPDGYKLRMWFNSWI from the coding sequence ATGACTAAAAAATGGTTCCGAATTGGAATAGTGGGTGTATTTCTGATGTCACTTGCCTTACGGTTTTGGGGACTGGAGCGATTCAACACCCTGGTATTTGATGAAGTTTATTTTGCCAAATTTGGTAATAATTATCTCACGCATACGCCATTTTTTAATGCTCATCCGCCGCTGAGTCAATATATGATTGGTATCGGCATTTGGATTGGCAGTCACATTCCTTTTTGGCATGATACCGTAAATGGGCTGACAGGTTCATTGCGATCGCCTTGGACTTATCGGTGGTTCAATGCCCTGACTGGCTCATTTATTCCTGTAGTTGTAGCTGCGATCGCTTATCAATTAAGTTATCGTCGTAGCTTTGCTTTACTTGCAGGTTTTTTCACTGCTTGCGATGGCATATTTCTCGTTGAATCTCGCTATGCCTTAAGCAATATTTATATTATCATATTTGGCCTATTAGGGCAGTGGTTTTTATTACTAGCATTGGATAACCAAAATCAACGTCGTTCATTTTGGTTGGTTATTGCTGGCATTAATTTTGGTGCCTCAGTCGGTACTAAATGGAATGGTTTATGGTTTCTTTTCGGAGCTTATCTCATTTGGATAACAGCATGGTTAATTCAAGAAATTCATTCTTTTTCTAACTCCAAACTTATTTCTATATCCCCATCATTGAGAGAGGCAGAGGTGCAGGAAAGCAGAGGTCTAGGGCGCATGAGCAGGGAAGCAGAGGTGCAGGGAGGTAGAGAATCAGGAGTTAGTACTTATTCTCCCTCATCTCCCTCATCCCCCTTACCTCCCTCACCTCAAACGCCATTACAAAACCTAACTCAACTTAATGTTTTCCAGATGTTCTTTTATCTAGGAATAATTCCAGCTTTTATCTATAGTATTATCTGGATTCCTCACCTTCAATTAGATAAAAGATACGGATTTATCGCAGTACATCAGGAAATTTTGAAGTTTCATTTGCATTTGGGTGGTAATAGTTCAGACGTGCATCCTTATTGTGCTGCTTGGTACAAATGGCCTTTGATGACTCGACCAATGGCATATTATTATCAAACGGCTGGAAGTATCAACGAACCCCTACCGGTTATGGGGCCGCCTTTGCCTTCTGACGCGGTAAAAGTCGTTTATGATGTCCATGCAATGGGCAATCCATTTTTGTGGTGGTTTGGTATGGCTGCCATGTTATTTTTAATGGGGATGCTGGTGTCACAAGTCATGATTCCTTGGGTAAAGGAAAAGCGTTTTTCTGTGCCTGCAACTCTTAGCGTTGATACTTGGATTGCCTTGTATTTAGTTATAAATTATGCCGCTAACTTATTACCTTGGGTAAAGGTGACGAGGTGCGTTTTTATTTACCATTATATGTGTGCAGTGGTATTTGTATTTTTAGCGATCGCTTGGTTTGTCGATCAGTGTCTTCGCAGCTATTATCAACAACTCCGGGCGGTAGGCGTCAGCATCAGTTTTATGATCTTAATTGCTTTTATTTTCTGGATGCCCGTTTATTTAGGTTTACCTCTCTCCCCTGACGGTTATAAACTGCGGATGTGGTTCAATTCTTGGATTTAA